A single region of the Nitrospira sp. genome encodes:
- a CDS encoding RNA methyltransferase, with product MLEGTKPIVELLRSAPNRFVCVIVAPGFLERQPPEIRDLFLESRCTLYGCPEDTLAQLSQVETSGGALAIVHQPTWDQAAVLAQPTMFGLYGDMLQDPANIGTIIRTAAGFDVNALWMAPHSVDVFNPKVVRGTAGTLFQLPIFSHTSAEQLLQLGCTIMAANVEVGEGTVPIRSIQARPARTIVAIGSESRGLSEAVLKAATVRFTIPLKPGVESLNAATAAAIALFHFSGLPIASSQP from the coding sequence GTGCTCGAAGGTACGAAGCCCATCGTGGAGTTGTTACGCTCGGCTCCCAATCGTTTTGTCTGTGTGATTGTGGCGCCGGGGTTTCTCGAACGCCAGCCACCTGAGATCAGGGATCTGTTCCTGGAAAGCCGGTGTACGCTCTACGGCTGCCCGGAAGACACGCTGGCTCAGCTGTCCCAGGTCGAAACATCCGGTGGCGCGCTGGCGATCGTGCATCAGCCGACGTGGGATCAGGCCGCGGTATTGGCGCAGCCCACGATGTTCGGCCTGTACGGCGACATGTTGCAAGATCCGGCGAACATCGGAACGATCATCCGGACGGCCGCAGGGTTCGATGTGAACGCCCTCTGGATGGCGCCGCATTCGGTCGACGTGTTTAATCCGAAAGTTGTGCGTGGGACCGCCGGCACGTTGTTTCAGCTGCCGATTTTTTCCCATACCTCGGCAGAACAGTTGCTGCAGCTCGGTTGTACGATTATGGCTGCCAACGTTGAGGTTGGAGAAGGGACTGTCCCCATTCGATCGATCCAGGCGCGACCGGCACGAACCATCGTGGCCATCGGGAGTGAAAGTCGGGGGCTGTCGGAGGCCGTACTGAAGGCCGCTACAGTCCGGTTTACCATTCCATTAAAACCGGGTGTTGAATCCCTCAATGCGGCGACCGCTGCTGCCATCGCACTATTTCACTTCTCCGGCCTTCCCATCGCGTCTTCGCAACCGTAG
- the tsaB gene encoding tRNA (adenosine(37)-N6)-threonylcarbamoyltransferase complex dimerization subunit type 1 TsaB produces MMVQSADHLLAIDTATAWQSVALLRGEDVCALAEQDAAGSHARSLMGAIDRVLREGGLTLRDLQGFAVSIGPGSFTGLRVGLATVLGFRAVLGTSIISVPTLEAMAWNLRDGQGVLVPVLKSRHNEVYWGAYEWRPGTGLQTLMTEQVGPPASVARACKGVDAVTLFGDGWQAYERDIRQAVATTGAQVREVEAERQRPSAVSIGLAARLRRATGIVRNEALVPRYVQRTEAEVKFEELQGVSALERRRQRVADKLARRKQGGRNSHDSQTRK; encoded by the coding sequence ATGATGGTGCAATCGGCGGACCATCTTTTGGCCATTGATACTGCGACGGCGTGGCAAAGCGTGGCCCTGCTGCGAGGCGAAGACGTGTGCGCCTTAGCGGAACAGGATGCGGCCGGCTCGCACGCGCGTTCGCTGATGGGCGCCATTGATCGTGTGCTGCGAGAGGGAGGCCTCACATTGAGGGATCTCCAAGGATTTGCGGTGTCGATCGGCCCCGGCTCGTTTACCGGACTTCGTGTCGGTCTTGCGACGGTGTTGGGGTTTCGGGCCGTGCTGGGGACATCGATCATTTCGGTCCCGACGCTGGAGGCCATGGCCTGGAACCTGCGCGATGGGCAGGGGGTGTTGGTTCCGGTGCTGAAGAGCCGTCACAACGAGGTGTACTGGGGGGCCTACGAGTGGCGCCCGGGCACAGGGTTGCAGACTCTGATGACCGAACAGGTCGGGCCACCGGCGTCCGTTGCCCGAGCCTGCAAGGGAGTCGATGCGGTCACGCTGTTTGGAGATGGTTGGCAGGCCTATGAACGGGACATCCGTCAGGCCGTGGCCACGACTGGTGCACAAGTACGGGAGGTTGAGGCGGAGCGTCAGCGTCCTTCGGCTGTCAGCATCGGTCTAGCCGCGAGATTGCGTCGGGCGACGGGTATTGTGAGAAATGAGGCCTTGGTTCCGCGGTATGTGCAGCGCACGGAAGCGGAGGTCAAGTTCGAGGAATTACAGGGTGTGTCGGCGCTGGAACGGCGACGGCAGCGAGTGGCCGATAAGTTGGCACGGCGGAAACAGGGGGGCCGGAACAGCCATGATTCTCAAACGCGGAAGTAG
- the radA gene encoding DNA repair protein RadA has product MKEKTTFHCQACGHQAPRWLGRCPDCGGWNSFKEERVAPAPKGRQGLAKAATAVATPISDIEIVGEPRHSTGMGEFDRVLGGGVVPGSVMLIGGDPGIGKTTLLLQALPLLAESGEQVLYVSGEESPRQIKMRGERLGIGGKHLLILGETSLEHILKAIQEIKPAAVVVDSIQTVYTEQLTSAPGSISQVQEVAGQLMWFAKRNNVPVFIIGHVTKEGAIAGPRLLEHIVDTVLYFEGDKSHSFRILRAVKNRFGSTNEIGVFEMKDGGLEEVSNPSELFLAERPQRSTGSVVVSSLEGTRPILVELQALVSGTNYPMPKRMANGVEANRLSLLLAVMEKRLGMHLSGQDVYVNVVGGIHIDEPAIDLGIVAAVTSSLRECPIDFTTLVMGEVGLGGEVRAISQAELRIREAAKMGFKRCLLPERNVAKLDPVEGIELVGIREVGDALDAVLV; this is encoded by the coding sequence ATGAAGGAAAAAACTACGTTCCATTGTCAGGCTTGCGGGCATCAAGCGCCGCGTTGGCTCGGACGCTGCCCGGACTGTGGGGGGTGGAACAGCTTCAAGGAGGAGCGGGTGGCTCCGGCTCCGAAGGGCCGGCAGGGCCTCGCGAAGGCGGCCACGGCCGTCGCCACTCCCATCTCCGATATCGAAATCGTGGGCGAGCCCAGACACAGCACGGGAATGGGCGAGTTCGACCGGGTCCTGGGCGGCGGTGTCGTGCCCGGTTCGGTCATGTTGATCGGCGGCGACCCTGGTATTGGAAAGACCACGTTATTGTTGCAGGCCTTGCCTCTGTTGGCTGAATCGGGCGAACAGGTGTTGTATGTCTCCGGTGAAGAGTCCCCCCGGCAGATCAAGATGCGGGGTGAACGGCTTGGCATCGGCGGCAAGCACCTCCTCATTCTCGGAGAAACGTCCCTCGAGCACATTCTCAAAGCCATTCAAGAGATCAAGCCGGCGGCGGTCGTCGTGGATTCGATTCAGACCGTCTATACCGAGCAACTGACCTCGGCGCCGGGCAGTATCAGCCAGGTGCAGGAAGTGGCCGGGCAGTTGATGTGGTTCGCCAAGCGCAACAACGTGCCGGTGTTTATTATCGGGCATGTGACGAAGGAGGGGGCGATCGCGGGCCCACGCTTGCTGGAACATATCGTCGATACGGTGCTGTATTTCGAGGGCGACAAAAGTCATAGCTTCCGCATTTTGCGTGCGGTGAAAAACCGGTTCGGGTCCACGAACGAGATCGGGGTGTTCGAAATGAAGGACGGCGGGCTGGAGGAAGTCAGCAATCCGTCTGAACTGTTTCTGGCCGAGCGACCTCAACGCAGCACCGGCTCGGTGGTGGTCTCGAGTCTGGAGGGCACGCGGCCGATCCTCGTGGAACTGCAAGCCTTGGTGTCCGGGACGAATTATCCCATGCCGAAGCGAATGGCCAACGGCGTGGAAGCCAACCGTCTCTCGCTGCTGCTGGCGGTGATGGAAAAGCGCCTGGGCATGCATCTCTCGGGGCAGGATGTCTATGTGAACGTGGTCGGCGGGATTCATATCGATGAACCGGCGATTGATCTGGGTATCGTGGCCGCCGTGACCTCAAGTTTGCGCGAGTGCCCGATCGACTTTACAACGCTGGTCATGGGGGAAGTGGGCCTCGGCGGGGAGGTCAGGGCGATCAGCCAGGCCGAACTACGCATTCGCGAGGCGGCCAAGATGGGCTTCAAACGGTGTCTCTTGCCGGAACGGAACGTGGCGAAGTTAGACCCGGTCGAGGGCATTGAATTGGTCGGCATTCGAGAAGTGGGAGACGCGTTGGATGCGGTGCTGGTGTGA
- a CDS encoding TolC family protein — translation MRYPLPVSACLMLALMSSTANVEPIAFAAETDQPVTLSRGSFLGVQQAVDLAVKNHPMLIEGTANLKASEARTEQARSLYYPQVYANANTVAGAGVSNPRFLIGGGLLRENQTTFTGGVIANQRLYDFGYTSNLVESNKLAERAQGQDVNARRALVLLYVQRAYLNSLKRNRLVQIAEETVRERGIIAGQIETLYRQQLKSKLDFDLARVELVNAQSLLVRSRNDLKASFADLNRTMGIVGADDYVLEDISVAVRPQKTLETLINESLSHPEVKRAKEQTASADARLTATKRQYLPTVSAIASGGTFDPFDPRQNQQTGGWWMAGAMVSMPLFTGFLIENQVVEANANRQAASAATTNVEQALTQQVTNAYLDTLTFAQQIALAEEQVKTAQEALQLSKQRYKLGLGTVVEVTQSEVALTAAQTRLAETQYDYKIAEVTLAYTSQGDDTGRILLLSRAANTPRVPEGVSRVEGPPSTAN, via the coding sequence ATGAGATACCCATTGCCGGTCAGCGCGTGCCTCATGCTGGCACTCATGTCGTCAACGGCAAACGTCGAACCTATCGCCTTCGCCGCAGAGACGGATCAGCCGGTGACCTTATCACGCGGAAGTTTTCTCGGGGTACAGCAAGCCGTAGACCTCGCCGTCAAGAACCATCCGATGCTGATTGAGGGCACCGCGAATTTGAAGGCCTCTGAGGCGCGTACCGAACAGGCACGCTCCCTGTACTATCCGCAGGTGTATGCCAACGCCAACACGGTCGCCGGCGCCGGCGTGAGTAATCCGCGTTTCCTGATCGGAGGCGGATTGCTGCGTGAAAATCAAACCACCTTCACCGGCGGCGTCATCGCCAATCAACGCCTCTACGATTTCGGCTATACCAGCAATCTGGTCGAGTCGAACAAACTCGCCGAACGCGCCCAAGGGCAGGATGTAAACGCGAGACGCGCCCTGGTGCTCCTGTATGTACAGCGCGCATACCTGAACAGTCTGAAGCGCAATCGCCTGGTACAGATTGCCGAGGAGACGGTTCGTGAACGCGGCATCATCGCCGGACAAATCGAAACGTTGTATCGCCAGCAACTGAAATCCAAACTCGACTTCGACCTGGCGCGTGTCGAGCTGGTCAATGCACAATCGCTCCTGGTGCGCAGCCGGAACGATCTCAAGGCCAGCTTCGCCGACCTGAATCGGACGATGGGGATCGTAGGGGCCGACGACTACGTGCTGGAGGATATTTCCGTCGCCGTACGTCCGCAGAAAACGCTGGAGACCCTGATCAACGAAAGCCTTTCCCATCCCGAAGTCAAACGGGCTAAGGAGCAGACCGCCTCCGCCGATGCGCGACTCACGGCGACCAAACGCCAATACCTCCCGACGGTGTCGGCGATCGCGAGCGGCGGCACCTTCGACCCTTTTGATCCGCGCCAGAATCAACAGACCGGCGGCTGGTGGATGGCCGGCGCGATGGTCTCCATGCCCCTCTTCACCGGATTCCTGATCGAAAACCAGGTCGTGGAGGCCAACGCCAATCGGCAGGCGGCATCGGCTGCGACTACGAATGTGGAGCAGGCGCTGACGCAGCAGGTGACCAATGCGTATCTCGACACCCTCACCTTCGCGCAGCAGATCGCGCTCGCAGAAGAACAGGTCAAGACCGCACAGGAGGCGTTGCAGCTCTCGAAGCAGCGATACAAGCTCGGCTTGGGGACGGTGGTGGAAGTCACTCAATCAGAGGTGGCGCTCACGGCGGCACAAACACGATTGGCGGAAACGCAGTACGACTACAAGATTGCGGAGGTCACCCTCGCCTACACCTCCCAAGGAGACGATACCGGTCGAATTCTCCTGTTGAGTCGCGCCGCGAATACCCCTCGAGTTCCAGAGGGAGTCAGCCGTGTGGAAGGCCCACCCTCCACCGCCAATTGA
- the rimI gene encoding ribosomal protein S18-alanine N-acetyltransferase gives MASDSVIIESATPEVLDEVWAIEQACFSAPWTRKMLAAELSGNQFAHFLIAKCSDLQSGACVIAGYFCYWIVFEELRLMNLAVLAPFRRRGVATKLVCAALRAGVERGASRAMLEVRASNQEARNLYQQLGFRHTATRARYYVNPEEDAVLMDMAPLEVSALCGPPGEAPLREAGNTTVIHERM, from the coding sequence ATGGCATCGGATTCGGTCATTATTGAGTCGGCAACTCCAGAGGTCTTAGACGAAGTGTGGGCCATCGAACAGGCTTGCTTCTCGGCCCCCTGGACGCGCAAAATGTTGGCGGCGGAACTGTCCGGCAACCAATTTGCCCATTTCCTGATCGCGAAATGTTCCGACCTGCAGTCGGGCGCCTGCGTCATTGCCGGGTACTTCTGCTACTGGATTGTATTCGAGGAACTCCGGTTGATGAACCTCGCGGTGCTGGCCCCGTTCCGGCGTCGAGGCGTCGCGACCAAGCTGGTCTGTGCGGCCCTTCGAGCGGGGGTAGAGCGCGGGGCGAGTCGGGCCATGTTGGAGGTGCGGGCGTCCAATCAGGAGGCCAGGAATCTGTATCAGCAGCTGGGGTTTCGTCATACGGCCACGCGGGCGCGCTATTATGTGAATCCTGAAGAAGATGCGGTGCTGATGGACATGGCGCCGCTGGAGGTGAGTGCTTTGTGCGGTCCGCCCGGGGAGGCTCCTCTCCGGGAGGCGGGTAACACGACGGTCATCCACGAACGTATGTAG
- a CDS encoding peptidylprolyl isomerase, producing the protein MSAQTGSQQATITVTSKNEPWGQIVLRFFPDVAPNHVKNFVDLAKKGFYNGTTFHRVIPGFMIQGGDPNSKNADRGSHGMGGPGYHVNAEFNSKPHKRGTLSMARANDPNSAGSQFFICVNDANFLDWQYTVFGEVQSGLEVVDKVVSAKRDGRDNPLERVEMTVTITE; encoded by the coding sequence ATGTCGGCACAAACCGGTTCACAGCAAGCCACTATTACCGTGACATCGAAGAATGAGCCCTGGGGGCAGATCGTCCTGCGCTTTTTTCCGGACGTGGCGCCCAATCACGTGAAAAATTTCGTTGATCTGGCGAAGAAGGGATTCTACAACGGTACCACGTTCCATCGAGTCATTCCCGGATTCATGATTCAAGGCGGGGATCCCAACAGCAAGAATGCGGATCGTGGATCGCACGGCATGGGTGGACCAGGCTACCACGTGAATGCCGAGTTCAACAGTAAGCCGCACAAGCGGGGGACCCTTTCCATGGCGCGCGCCAACGATCCGAACAGCGCCGGATCGCAGTTTTTTATCTGCGTGAATGACGCCAACTTTTTGGATTGGCAATACACGGTGTTTGGCGAAGTGCAGAGCGGTCTCGAAGTGGTCGATAAGGTCGTGTCAGCCAAACGCGATGGACGCGACAATCCGTTGGAACGCGTCGAAATGACGGTGACGATCACGGAATAA
- a CDS encoding helix-turn-helix transcriptional regulator, with the protein MPHIGTLIRAWRVSQQCSEQAFAQRAGIDAGLLESLEAEQADPNASTLEALAGALKIPLPWLFIHPTELDLLCNDDEEEGASLSTLTGADPVLERLLLAAGHDRTLYVLLTALIQSGEPKLLRAAEVSLRSLVKQSKQATVPWQSRPPGHFEPPSD; encoded by the coding sequence ATGCCACACATTGGAACTCTGATTCGTGCCTGGCGGGTGTCTCAACAATGTTCCGAACAGGCCTTCGCCCAACGAGCCGGCATTGACGCCGGTCTGTTGGAATCACTGGAGGCGGAGCAGGCCGATCCCAACGCATCGACACTCGAAGCTCTGGCCGGTGCCCTGAAGATTCCTCTCCCCTGGCTCTTTATCCACCCCACAGAACTAGACCTCCTGTGTAATGATGATGAAGAAGAAGGCGCCTCCCTGTCCACCTTGACCGGGGCTGATCCCGTGTTGGAAAGGCTGCTTCTGGCCGCGGGTCACGACCGTACCCTGTACGTGCTCCTCACGGCACTGATTCAAAGTGGGGAGCCGAAGCTCCTGCGCGCAGCGGAAGTGAGTCTCCGCAGCCTGGTCAAACAATCCAAGCAGGCCACGGTCCCCTGGCAATCACGTCCGCCTGGACACTTCGAGCCGCCCAGCGACTAG
- the tatC gene encoding twin-arginine translocase subunit TatC, producing MLAPLAAHIQSLKKRLLIIAVTLGVAFATAFAYSSDMVAWLNRPFPNQLVFYGPTEALFASIKVSFLAGIILSLPVVFYQVWKFIEPALLPKEQRWAIPMFLLAALLFALGLVFCNLVILPLVIDFFVSFGMDRDITPALGVGTYIDFNVKFLLIFGCAFELPLVLTLLSRVGVVSAAALAHYRKHAIMAALIISAVVTPDATLFTMLLMAVPLMVLYEIGIIGAKIFGRATGPAPDMNLPLDPDIPIGTAGHRVR from the coding sequence ATGCTCGCACCACTGGCCGCCCATATTCAGTCGCTGAAGAAGCGGCTGCTGATCATCGCGGTGACCTTGGGCGTCGCGTTTGCGACGGCGTTTGCCTACTCCTCTGACATGGTCGCCTGGTTGAACCGGCCCTTCCCCAACCAACTGGTGTTTTATGGACCGACGGAGGCGCTGTTCGCCTCCATCAAGGTGTCGTTCCTGGCCGGCATCATCCTGAGCCTGCCGGTCGTCTTCTACCAGGTCTGGAAATTTATCGAACCAGCGTTGCTCCCCAAGGAGCAACGCTGGGCTATTCCCATGTTCCTGCTGGCCGCGTTGCTCTTTGCGCTGGGCCTGGTCTTTTGCAATCTCGTCATCCTCCCCCTGGTCATCGATTTCTTCGTGAGCTTCGGTATGGATCGCGACATTACACCGGCCTTGGGCGTGGGGACCTATATCGATTTCAACGTCAAATTTCTGCTGATCTTTGGCTGCGCCTTTGAGCTGCCGCTGGTCCTCACGCTGCTGTCGAGGGTTGGAGTAGTGTCGGCGGCGGCGCTGGCGCATTACCGCAAGCATGCCATCATGGCGGCGCTGATCATTTCAGCCGTCGTGACCCCCGATGCCACGCTCTTCACCATGTTGCTCATGGCCGTCCCGCTCATGGTACTCTATGAAATCGGGATCATCGGGGCGAAGATCTTCGGACGGGCGACGGGCCCGGCACCCGACATGAATTTGCCCCTCGACCCTGATATACCCATTGGTACCGCCGGTCATCGCGTCCGCTGA
- a CDS encoding efflux RND transporter periplasmic adaptor subunit, with product MERQDALPHANTPDGRKGRWLGAATLLLLLGAGYWYWQGDAEPTPPTPPVTRPAPQAEQAAGPTQAESDSAPVDVQVVTPTRRDLVYTVKLPANVSPLYQTTLYAKVSGYLKWIGPDKGDAVKKNEVVAVIDAPEVEEQYQQAVSDYKIKKLTYERLAKVWKESPDVIAKQDVDVAEASYQGAKHLMEQRVVLRDYTKVRAPYDGIVTARFADPGALIQIATSSATSAIPLFTIMDLNTVRVYANVPQDDSPWVVAGKTTATVKVTELPGRSFTGTVTRSTLALDPATRSLLVEIDIPNSDHALRPGTFAEVSLGLREIPQALVVPPQAVISTPKGKSLFVVEEGKAKSIAVQTGISDGRWMEITAGLRGDEEVVAVGKRRLLDGTPVQPSPFNLPEAKTSQQKFERRAPGGTPPPPGNPFNGSAPKQGDRP from the coding sequence ATGGAACGACAGGACGCTCTGCCACACGCGAACACACCGGACGGCCGCAAGGGACGGTGGTTGGGAGCGGCCACACTGTTGCTCCTGCTCGGCGCGGGGTATTGGTATTGGCAGGGTGACGCTGAGCCGACCCCACCGACGCCTCCTGTCACCAGACCTGCGCCACAAGCGGAACAAGCCGCGGGTCCCACTCAAGCGGAATCGGATTCCGCGCCGGTCGATGTCCAGGTCGTCACCCCCACGCGGCGCGACCTGGTGTATACGGTCAAGCTGCCTGCCAACGTCTCGCCGCTCTACCAGACGACGCTGTATGCGAAAGTGTCGGGCTATCTTAAATGGATTGGCCCGGACAAAGGCGATGCCGTGAAGAAGAATGAGGTCGTCGCCGTCATCGACGCTCCTGAGGTGGAGGAGCAGTACCAACAGGCCGTGTCGGACTACAAGATTAAGAAGTTGACGTATGAGCGGCTTGCCAAGGTCTGGAAGGAATCACCGGACGTCATTGCCAAGCAGGACGTGGATGTCGCCGAAGCCTCCTACCAGGGGGCCAAACATCTCATGGAACAGCGTGTCGTGCTGCGGGACTATACCAAGGTCCGCGCTCCGTATGACGGCATCGTCACCGCACGATTCGCGGACCCCGGCGCCCTCATTCAAATCGCCACCTCCTCGGCCACCAGTGCCATTCCGCTGTTTACGATCATGGACCTCAACACCGTGCGGGTCTACGCGAATGTGCCGCAAGACGATAGCCCCTGGGTCGTGGCCGGCAAGACCACAGCCACGGTCAAGGTCACGGAACTCCCCGGCCGCTCATTTACGGGCACTGTCACGCGGTCCACATTGGCACTCGACCCGGCGACCCGAAGCCTCTTGGTCGAAATCGACATCCCGAATTCGGATCATGCACTCCGGCCAGGCACTTTCGCCGAAGTCTCCTTAGGGTTGCGCGAGATTCCCCAAGCCCTTGTGGTTCCGCCGCAGGCCGTCATCAGCACACCCAAAGGAAAGTCCCTGTTTGTCGTCGAAGAGGGTAAGGCCAAGTCCATCGCCGTCCAAACCGGGATCAGCGACGGTCGGTGGATGGAGATCACGGCCGGGTTGCGGGGGGACGAAGAGGTCGTCGCGGTCGGGAAGCGACGCCTGCTGGATGGGACACCGGTGCAACCCTCACCCTTCAACCTGCCGGAGGCCAAGACGTCTCAACAAAAATTCGAGCGGCGCGCGCCGGGAGGCACGCCGCCTCCGCCAGGCAACCCCTTCAACGGAAGCGCGCCGAAGCAAGGAGATCGCCCATGA
- a CDS encoding YdcH family protein gives MQTETAITERLRRSNTEFRALEESHHRLDAELADLQRRHVLTPAEEVLKKQLQKEKLATKDKIAEFIRASR, from the coding sequence ATGCAGACGGAGACGGCGATCACTGAGCGGTTACGGCGGTCCAACACAGAGTTCCGGGCGCTTGAAGAATCTCACCATCGCCTTGACGCGGAGCTGGCTGATTTGCAACGACGGCATGTGCTCACGCCGGCGGAAGAAGTACTGAAGAAACAGCTGCAGAAAGAAAAGTTGGCCACCAAGGACAAGATCGCCGAATTCATTCGAGCCTCGCGCTAA